A window of the Zeugodacus cucurbitae isolate PBARC_wt_2022May chromosome 4, idZeuCucr1.2, whole genome shotgun sequence genome harbors these coding sequences:
- the LOC105216021 gene encoding uncharacterized protein LOC105216021 isoform X2, whose amino-acid sequence MSPQSNFNPSSDNLPEFQEFLQRIQTLQMTTTKDNLNQSNVSKKNQQMSELNAIDPMLGIEVGVEPTALMDFDEVSNEIAQPEISYTQREQTYKNEEDLLPHFHSALAISSDGHKKQSEGNIRVTVGIDKDLEMILEMDPSIVDLGDIAVTEPVEPKVIGLPPSTGGPTFKTTVPKSRTQLKQQLQREQQQQELERREAEKRATTAAEVAALQQQVESYITQQIPNLNNSHQLHAQHMMGNSNTCSGYRPSPNSFGTNFNDVQVNQQNYFTNPPSANSSGTSSSPVMLKGPLQSIGVDVPKQVLQVRTVLENPTRYHVIQKQKNQVRQYLSESFKNEWENKTIPNTTTMSNTNRESNQSPNFLNISSFGGSNGGAEISTRHSPHLQLTPNAATPIMDDHMQLSPSPYGVDSASNNITTAASCQFFLPTDQSSVKSFGGDSAYKNSIGGNSSSLTGGKNCVIGVTNGLSLGGRSSGPVNSLRNANCSNVSTASPVQSAPMSPLSSVATSASEADDCLFDADLKFDNFSSDLAIKQEPQSITDAEMHALVKDRQKKDNHNMIERRRRFNINDRIKELGTLLPKTNDPYYEVVRDIRPNKGTILKSSVDYIKCLKHEVSRLKQNELRQRQMEMQNRKLLNRIKELEMQAKSHGLPLSDFNLTSVSAPAPASFLKGTSPASPLSHNNHSTSLIPDMVEKLSVITSEASLSITQIDDLMEDSKHPVHCGDPLLSSNISHFFSAAHSPSTTHLQCCNSFDGNDCIGDNDHDCHNPNCQNNANSLDELYQNTVTSSASTVTHINGNCCSSKRQNMSNSVCCLTTSCQQSSHHHHHQQQHHQQQHAQQEIKHCCDSNHYLNHSQHQITSMMNKNDINSLSKSPSTLQHGRDPLLSSSHHQHVDQNLPLNGLGSSSLQHHNHLHDDEHHVGASHASDELSNAMMSDSLSLVSSATNDPMLLSPDSLDIDLA is encoded by the exons ATGTCACCTCAAAGTAATTTTAATCCATCCTCAGATAATTTACCAGAGTTTCAAGAATTTCTACAGCGAATACAAACTCTCCAAATGACTACCACAAAAGATAATTTAAATCAATCAAATGTAAGCAAAAAGAATCAGCAAATGAGTGAGCTTAATGCAATCGACCCAATGCTTGGAATTGAGGTTGGCGTTGAACCTACTGCCTTGATGGATTTTGATGAAGTTAGTAACGAAATTGCACAACCAGAAATAAGTTACACACAAAGAGAGCAAACGTATAAAAATGAAGAAGATTTACTTCCTCATTTCCATTCAGCATTGGCTATTAGTTCTGATGGTCATAAGAAACAATCTGAAGGTAATATACGAGTAACAGTTGGAATAGACAAAGATTTGGAAATGATATTAGAAATGGATCCAAGCATAGTGGACTTAGGGGATATAGCAGTCACGGAGCCAGTTGAGCCAAAAGTTATTGGCTTACCGCCATCAACAGGGGG ccCTACATTTAAAACAACTGTTCCAAAATCTCGCACACAACTTAAGCAACAATTGCAACgtgagcagcaacaacaagagttGGAGCGTCGTGAAGCAGAGAAGAGAGCAACTACCGCAGCTGAAGTTGCAGCACTACAACAGCAAGTGGAGTCTTATATAACACAGCAAATACCAAATTTAAACAATAGTCATCAGTTGCATGCCCAACACATGATGGGCAATAGCAATACATGTAGTGGTTATAGACCATCACCTAATAGTTTTGGAACAAATTTCAATGATGTTCAAGTGaaccaacaaaattatttcactaACCCTCCCTCAGCAAATTCTTCTGGGACCAGTTCTAGTCCGGTTATGTTAAAGGGGCCGCTTCAAAGTATCGGTGTGGATGTACCCAAACAAGTTTTACAG GTACGGACAGTTTTAGAAAATCCTACCCGTTACCATGTTATTCAAAAGCAGAAAAATCAAGTTCGACAATATCTCAGCGAGtcttttaaaaatgaatgggAG aacAAAACTATACCCAACACTACAACAATGTCAAATACAAATCGTGAATCCAATCAATCTCccaattttcttaatatttcaaGTTTTGGCGGATCCAATGGAGGAGCAGAGATAAGTACTAGACATTCTCCACATTTACAACTCACCCCGAATGCAGCAACTCCTATTATGGATGATCATATGCAATTGTCACCCTCTCCTTATGGTGTAGATAGTGCAAGTAATAATATAACAACTGCTGCCAGTTGTCAATTTTTTCTTCCAACTGACCAAAGTTCAGTGAAAAGTTTCGGAGGCGATAGcgcatataaaaattcaattggcgGTAACTCCTCAAGTTTAACGGGCGGCAAGAATTGTGTAATCGGAGTAACAAATGGTTTATCTCTTGGCGGACGTTCATCTGGACCAGTAAATTCACTAAGAAATGCTAATTGTTCTAATGTATCCACGGCTAGTCCAGTACAATCAGCACCAATGTCACCTTTAAGTTCCGTAGCAACAAGTGCATCTGAA GCGGACGATTGCCTGTTTGATGCAGATCTAAAATTCGACAATTTCTCATCAGATTTGGCTATAAAACAAGAACCACAATCCATTACCGATGCGGAAATGCATGCATTAGTTAAGGACCGGCAGAAGAAGGATAATCATAATATGa TTGAGCGCAGAAGACGTTTTAATATAAACGACCGCATTAAAGAACTGGGCACACTACTACCAAAAACAAACGATCCATACTACGAAGTCGTACGTGACATTCGTCCAAACAAGGGCACAATACTTAAATCATCTGTCGATTACATCAAATGCCTCAAACATGAAGTATCACGGCTGAAACAAAATGAGCTACGCCAACGTCAAATGGAAATGCAAAATCGAAAGCTTTTAAATAGAATAAAG gAGTTGGAAATGCAAGCTAAGTCGCACGGACTACCATTAAGTGACTTTAATTTAACTTCAGTAtcagcaccagcaccagcaTCTTTCCTCAAAGGAACCAGTCCTGCTTCACCATTGTCACATAATAATCATTCAACATCATTAATACCGGATATGGTAGAAAAA TTGTCTGTTATAACAAGTGAAGCCAGCCTCAGTATTACTCAAATAGATGACCTTATGGAGGACAGCAAACATCCTGTACACTGTGGTGATCCCTTGCTGTCCTCAAACATTAGTCACTTTTTTTCAGCAGCACATTCGCCATCGACAACGCATCTGCAATGCTGTAATAGTTTCGATGGCAATGATTGTATTGGTGACAATGATCACGACTGTCATAATCCCAATTGCCAGAATAATGCGAACTCGCTAGACGAACTCTATCAAAACACCGTTACTTCGTCCGCGTCAACAGTGACACATATAAATGGTAACTGTTGCAGTAGCAAAAGGCAAAATATGAGTAATTCCGTCTGTTGCCTAACAACAAGTTGTCAACAATccagtcatcatcatcatcatcaacaacagcatcaccaacaacaacacgcacagCAGGAAATCAAACACTGCTGCGATAGTAATCATTACTTAAACCACTCGCAACATCAAATTACGTCCATGATGAATAAAAATGATATTAACAGCCTGTCTAAGTCACCATCGACTTTGCAACACGGCCGAGATCccttattatcttcctcgcaccACCAACACGTGGATCAAAATCTTCCTCTTAACGGCTTGGGGTCGTCGTCTCTTCAGCACCATAACCATCTGCACGACGACGAACATCATGTCGGTGCATCACACGCTTCTGATGAATTATCTAATGCAATGATGAGCGATTCTCTCTCACTAGTCTCATCAGCAACAAATGATCCTATGCTACTATCGCCTGATTCCTTGGACATAGACCTGGCATGA